One genomic segment of Haloarcula sp. H-GB4 includes these proteins:
- a CDS encoding transcription initiation factor IIB family protein: MSSQTVQTELFAAAQGCPKCGGTLDSSGRETHCENCGLVTEADQIDHGPEWRTYNREKQKRTGAPRTATRHDRGLSTNIGSVDSADIPSRRRRRLARQRRLHGRSKYTSKRDRNLAHGLGEVRRIASALSESRSVKEQASTFFREAQDADLLIGRSIEGGAAAAVYAACRCNGLVTMETVADVARCSASHAWNCYRTFLVELELPIPVSLPVDWVARICSDLPLDVAPEVRQRALELAEQATESAEVNGRPDGVAAGALYLAGQELDIRLTQATISEPLDVHPETIRQWFQQIEEHIVD, encoded by the coding sequence ATGTCTTCACAAACTGTCCAGACAGAGCTGTTTGCAGCTGCACAGGGCTGTCCCAAATGTGGCGGCACGCTCGATAGCAGCGGGCGGGAAACGCACTGTGAGAACTGTGGCCTGGTAACCGAAGCAGACCAGATCGACCATGGGCCGGAGTGGCGAACGTACAATCGAGAGAAACAGAAGCGGACGGGTGCGCCCCGAACAGCCACTCGCCACGACCGGGGCCTGTCGACGAACATTGGGAGCGTCGATAGTGCAGACATCCCTTCGAGACGGCGTCGACGGCTTGCTCGCCAGCGTCGGCTCCATGGGCGGTCGAAGTACACCAGCAAGCGCGACCGGAACCTTGCCCACGGGCTCGGTGAAGTCCGACGCATTGCGAGTGCGTTGTCTGAGAGTCGGTCGGTGAAAGAGCAGGCATCCACATTCTTCCGGGAGGCACAGGATGCAGACCTGCTAATCGGACGGTCGATTGAAGGCGGTGCAGCGGCCGCTGTTTACGCTGCCTGCCGATGCAACGGGCTCGTGACGATGGAGACGGTCGCTGACGTTGCTCGATGTTCTGCGTCGCACGCCTGGAACTGCTACCGGACGTTCCTCGTGGAACTCGAACTTCCGATTCCAGTATCGCTCCCGGTGGACTGGGTGGCACGGATTTGCTCGGATCTCCCGCTTGATGTTGCGCCGGAGGTTCGACAGCGGGCACTCGAACTGGCAGAGCAGGCGACCGAGTCCGCCGAGGTCAACGGACGACCGGATGGGGTTGCAGCCGGTGCTCTGTATCTCGCCGGTCAGGAGTTAGACATCCGGCTCACGCAAGCGACGATAAGCGAGCCGCTGGATGTGCACCCAGAGACGATCCGCCAGTGGTTCCAGCAGATCGAGGAACACATCGTTGACTGA
- a CDS encoding helix-turn-helix transcriptional regulator: MHDLTGFQRDLLFVVAGKSKPAGVAIKDEMEEYYEKTVHYGRLYPNLDTLIDKGLVEKGKKDQRTNAYRITNRGRREIQARRDWKNKYYN, translated from the coding sequence ATGCATGACCTGACAGGATTCCAACGAGACTTATTGTTCGTAGTCGCTGGGAAATCCAAACCGGCTGGTGTCGCGATCAAAGACGAAATGGAAGAGTACTACGAGAAGACGGTTCATTACGGCCGACTTTATCCAAATCTGGATACGCTCATCGACAAAGGTCTCGTCGAGAAAGGGAAGAAGGATCAGCGGACGAATGCCTACCGTATCACCAATCGTGGGCGTCGAGAGATTCAAGCCCGGCGTGACTGGAAGAATAAGTACTACAACTGA
- a CDS encoding N-6 DNA methylase: MASPQIDVDEIVETLEQIRQRGHSAHTVFQDWVNLMLFALQRRDDPYLEIVDDYRERGDMDHPEGQRSVDLFSKAFGQLQERMASTDADVLGAVYEEYGMSSDAFGQHFTPHTVCEMMAEIAGIADESDTDDRQTVLDPACGSGRMLLVAGRKQPDALLFGQDKDPLCARMTALNCCFLNLDAYVIQGDSLTVEFQQAWQTSYSALGGSIRELDDEEISELREWVTDAFENTVEDSNDPSPEQQTDTGSEGRTPPVTASVPSEQAGLDAFKSSD, from the coding sequence ATGGCTTCGCCACAGATCGACGTCGACGAGATTGTTGAAACGCTTGAGCAGATCCGTCAACGAGGGCACAGCGCCCACACGGTCTTCCAAGACTGGGTCAACCTCATGCTGTTTGCGCTGCAGCGCCGGGACGACCCATATCTGGAGATCGTCGACGACTACCGCGAGCGCGGCGATATGGACCATCCCGAGGGGCAACGGTCAGTCGACCTCTTCTCGAAAGCCTTCGGTCAGTTGCAAGAACGAATGGCATCCACCGATGCGGACGTTCTGGGTGCTGTTTACGAGGAATACGGGATGTCGAGCGATGCCTTCGGCCAGCACTTCACGCCGCATACGGTCTGCGAGATGATGGCTGAAATCGCCGGCATTGCAGACGAGAGTGATACCGACGACCGGCAGACGGTTCTTGACCCGGCCTGTGGGAGCGGTCGGATGCTACTGGTTGCCGGTCGAAAGCAGCCAGACGCGCTACTTTTCGGGCAGGATAAGGACCCGCTGTGTGCCCGAATGACAGCTCTGAACTGCTGTTTCCTGAATCTCGATGCTTACGTTATCCAGGGCGACTCACTGACTGTCGAGTTTCAGCAAGCGTGGCAAACCTCGTACTCTGCGTTGGGCGGCAGCATTCGCGAGCTAGACGACGAGGAAATCTCTGAACTTCGTGAGTGGGTGACCGACGCCTTCGAGAACACGGTCGAGGACAGCAACGACCCCAGTCCAGAGCAACAGACAGACACGGGCTCGGAAGGTCGAACACCTCCAGTTACGGCGTCTGTTCCGAGCGAGCA